Part of the Halopseudomonas maritima genome, CTCCTGACGAATCAGAAACGGCGGGATCAGCGCGACGCCCATGCCGTGCATCGCCGCCTGCGCCAACATCGAGAACAGCTCCAGTCGGGTGCCGTTAAGGTCGTGTTCAACGCGCATGTCGGCGGCGGCAAACCACTGGCGCCAGGCGTAGGGGCGGGTGGTTTGCTGCAGCAGGGGCAAGCGGGCGATGTCTTCTGGCGACAGGTCGCTGGCTGGCGCAATCAACGCCGGACTGCAGACCGGAATCGGCGACTCGGGCATCAGATAGTGGGTCTGGGTGCCGGACCAGTCGCCGTCGCCGAAGTAGATCGCCGCATCAAACTCGGTATCGGCAAACAGGAATGGCCGCGTGCGGTTGGTCAGGTTGACCGTGATCTGTGGATGCTGGCGCAGAAAGTGGCTGAGCCGTGGCAGTAGCCATTGCGTGCCAAAGGTCGGCACCAGCGCCACCTCCAGCGTCGCAGTACCCTGGTTGCCCATCACCGACAGGGTGTCGCGTTCCACCGCGTCCAGCCGACTGGCGATGCGGCGGCTGTAGATTTGCCCGGCGTCGGTCAGCTTCACCCCACGGCGCGTGCGGCGGAACAGCTGAATATCGAGAAAGGCTTCCAGGTTGGCGATCTGTCGACAGACCGCGCTTTGCGTCAGCGACAGCTCCTCAGCGGCCTTGGTGAAGCTCTCATGGCGAGCGGAGGACTCGAAGCAGACCAGGGCTTGGGTCGGGGGGATCTTGCGGCGCATGGAGGGCATCCTTTGGATGGCTTGAGGCGGAAGGCTGTAGGCTGGAAGTCCAGCCTCTCAGCGGTCGTCATTGCTGTGCGTGGGCTATGCTCTGGAAGTTAGCCACTCACGCTGGGCTTTGGCTTCCAGCCTCCAGCTTTGAGCCTACAGCCTCCGACCAAGCCTGCGGCTTGTTCGGAGTTCCAATTTAGCACAGGTGTCTGCATAAAAGACGCTTGTTTGCGGTGTT contains:
- a CDS encoding LysR family transcriptional regulator — protein: MRRKIPPTQALVCFESSARHESFTKAAEELSLTQSAVCRQIANLEAFLDIQLFRRTRRGVKLTDAGQIYSRRIASRLDAVERDTLSVMGNQGTATLEVALVPTFGTQWLLPRLSHFLRQHPQITVNLTNRTRPFLFADTEFDAAIYFGDGDWSGTQTHYLMPESPIPVCSPALIAPASDLSPEDIARLPLLQQTTRPYAWRQWFAAADMRVEHDLNGTRLELFSMLAQAAMHGMGVALIPPFLIRQELADGRLISPCPRSFETDNGYYLVIPERKAESAALLAFRDWILQQAQTYRAASGKL